The following are encoded in a window of Rhodothermia bacterium genomic DNA:
- a CDS encoding 3-isopropylmalate dehydratase, with protein MKKTIRGLAWVCGESVDTDQIIPAQYLVYSLTKPEERKLYGRYAMSSVPPGEQGLPDGNIPYVAPESYSTKFNIMIAGGNFGCGSSREHAPFAMAEAGCEAVVAESYARIFYRNAVDGGFVVPFESMERLNDKIRTGDDVEIDSSTGTLTNYSTGERFLLRPLGDVADILEAGNIFEYARKSGMITSA; from the coding sequence ATGAAAAAAACAATTCGTGGATTGGCATGGGTCTGCGGTGAGTCCGTGGATACCGACCAAATTATTCCCGCTCAATATCTGGTTTATAGCTTAACGAAGCCAGAGGAAAGGAAGTTGTATGGGCGATATGCAATGAGTAGTGTTCCTCCGGGAGAGCAAGGTTTGCCGGACGGAAATATCCCGTATGTAGCACCAGAAAGCTACAGCACTAAATTCAATATTATGATTGCTGGTGGCAATTTTGGATGCGGTTCGTCGCGGGAACATGCGCCGTTTGCTATGGCGGAGGCCGGTTGTGAGGCCGTTGTAGCAGAAAGTTATGCCCGTATTTTTTACCGAAATGCCGTGGATGGAGGGTTTGTGGTTCCTTTTGAAAGCATGGAACGGTTAAACGACAAAATCCGAACGGGAGACGATGTGGAAATTGATTCAAGTACAGGGACGTTGACCAATTATTCCACTGGCGAACGGTTTTTGCTGCGTCCGCTGGGCGATGTCGCGGATATTTTAGAAGCAGGCAATATCTTTGAATATGCACGGAAGTCGGGGATGATCACATCAGCCTAA
- a CDS encoding GNAT family N-acetyltransferase — protein MLRKMEEHDAQALFCLRSDPEVMRYIPRPLATSVDDAHALIDHFSKGIASNSAITWGIFSKPDEALIGTIGFVHLQPHHFRAEVGYLLATSFQRKGIMSEALKAVLHYGFSVWHFHTIEAVVSPENKASLHLLEKSGFRQEAYFRENQFYHGRFHDSIVLTHFGQG, from the coding sequence ATGTTGCGTAAAATGGAGGAGCATGACGCCCAAGCCTTATTCTGCCTCCGTTCAGATCCTGAAGTGATGCGGTACATCCCACGCCCCTTGGCAACCTCGGTAGATGATGCACACGCACTGATAGACCACTTTAGTAAAGGTATCGCCTCCAACAGTGCCATCACTTGGGGCATTTTTTCAAAACCAGATGAAGCCCTCATCGGAACCATTGGCTTTGTCCATCTCCAGCCTCATCATTTTAGGGCAGAAGTAGGTTACTTGCTCGCGACCTCCTTCCAACGCAAAGGCATCATGTCGGAAGCCTTAAAGGCTGTTTTGCACTATGGGTTTTCCGTTTGGCACTTCCACACCATCGAGGCTGTGGTTTCCCCAGAGAACAAAGCCTCTTTACATCTCCTTGAAAAATCGGGATTTAGACAAGAGGCTTATTTTCGGGAAAACCAGTTTTATCACGGTCGTTTTCACGACAGCATAGTGCTTACGCATTTTGGCCAAGGTTAA
- the leuB gene encoding 3-isopropylmalate dehydrogenase, with protein MNPSTYNITLLPGDGIGPEVVAEAVKVLSRVSELYDFGLLFETALIGGAAVDDLANPYPPQTHEACKRADAVLLGAVGGPKYDTLPKALRPETGLLSMRKALDVFANLRPVAVDGVQAARSPLRPEKVAGTDLLVVRELVGGIYFGTPSYRNDVEGVSTMRYTKPEIERIARIAFATARDRRNKVTSVDKANVLAVSQLWREVVQEVRDAEFEDVQLEHMYVDNAAMQLILNPRQFDVILTGNLFGDILSDASAVLPGSLGMLPSASIGESSGLFEPIHGSAPDIAGKGIANPAAAILSGAMMLDYLGQKEAAAAIRNAVANTLLDGFVTSDLASDVVLALTTSAFGDEVIKRLVADVE; from the coding sequence TTGAACCCCTCCACCTATAACATCACCTTATTACCGGGCGACGGAATTGGACCAGAAGTGGTTGCAGAAGCCGTAAAAGTATTGTCCCGCGTTTCCGAGTTGTACGATTTTGGCTTGTTATTCGAGACCGCACTCATCGGCGGTGCTGCCGTAGATGACTTAGCAAACCCGTATCCACCACAAACGCACGAGGCTTGTAAACGCGCCGATGCGGTGTTGTTGGGGGCGGTCGGTGGCCCTAAATACGACACGCTTCCCAAAGCACTACGTCCAGAAACGGGGCTTTTGTCCATGCGCAAAGCCCTTGATGTCTTTGCCAATTTGCGGCCTGTTGCGGTTGATGGCGTACAAGCGGCACGTTCGCCACTGCGCCCCGAAAAAGTGGCAGGTACAGACTTGCTTGTCGTCAGAGAATTGGTGGGTGGGATCTATTTTGGGACGCCTTCTTATCGCAATGATGTTGAAGGGGTGAGTACCATGCGTTATACCAAGCCGGAAATTGAGCGCATTGCCCGCATTGCCTTTGCCACAGCTCGCGACCGCCGGAATAAAGTGACCTCGGTGGACAAAGCCAATGTGCTCGCGGTTTCACAACTCTGGCGCGAGGTGGTACAGGAAGTACGCGATGCCGAGTTTGAAGACGTACAGTTAGAGCATATGTATGTGGACAATGCCGCTATGCAGCTGATTTTGAATCCGCGCCAATTTGATGTCATCTTAACCGGAAACTTATTTGGTGATATTTTGAGTGATGCTTCGGCCGTCCTTCCGGGTTCTTTGGGGATGTTGCCCTCGGCCAGCATTGGCGAAAGCAGCGGCCTTTTTGAACCCATTCACGGTTCTGCGCCAGATATTGCCGGAAAAGGGATTGCAAATCCGGCAGCCGCCATCTTGAGTGGTGCGATGATGTTAGACTATTTAGGTCAAAAGGAAGCTGCAGCAGCAATCCGTAATGCAGTTGCCAATACCCTTTTAGATGGATTTGTGACATCGGACTTGGCTTCTGATGTGGTTTTGGCCCTTACTACAAGTGCTTTTGGAGATGAGGTGATTAAGCGATTAGTTGCTGATGTTGAATAA
- a CDS encoding response regulator transcription factor, whose translation MRILIIEDEPGISSFLKSGLTEQGYEVVQAFDGEMGLKLALQDPYEVILLDIILPKLTGVEVCKRLRAQGETETPILMLTALGTTEDVVLGLDSGADDYLTKPFKFKELLARIRALQRRKHRLPNTNILRIADLEMDIDRKEVRRGETLLKLTAREFNLLHFLLRNEGRVVSRTSILEEVWNLDFEPGTNVIDVYVNYLRNKVDKPFKNKLIHTVIGMGYVLKEEPTE comes from the coding sequence ATGCGCATTTTAATAATAGAAGACGAGCCGGGTATCTCCTCCTTCCTAAAATCTGGCCTCACCGAACAAGGGTACGAAGTGGTACAGGCTTTTGATGGTGAAATGGGTCTCAAGTTAGCGCTCCAAGACCCCTATGAGGTGATCCTATTGGACATTATCTTGCCAAAACTCACAGGGGTAGAGGTTTGTAAGCGTCTAAGGGCACAAGGAGAAACCGAAACCCCCATTTTGATGCTCACCGCATTAGGCACTACCGAGGATGTGGTTTTGGGGTTAGATAGCGGTGCAGACGACTATCTCACCAAGCCGTTTAAGTTTAAAGAACTTTTGGCGCGGATTCGTGCCCTACAACGTCGAAAACACCGCCTGCCCAATACCAATATTCTTCGGATTGCCGATTTGGAAATGGACATAGACCGGAAAGAAGTAAGGCGTGGCGAAACGCTTCTAAAACTCACCGCACGAGAATTTAATTTATTACACTTTCTCTTGCGCAACGAGGGGCGTGTTGTCTCACGAACATCCATCTTAGAAGAAGTTTGGAATTTGGACTTTGAACCTGGAACCAATGTTATAGATGTGTATGTAAACTACCTCAGAAACAAGGTGGACAAGCCTTTTAAAAACAAACTCATACATACTGTAATTGGTATGGGTTATGTACTAAAGGAGGAGCCAACAGAATGA
- a CDS encoding 3-isopropylmalate dehydratase large subunit, with translation MSMTITEKILARSSGKERVAPGENIWVDADILMTHDVCGPPVIQIFKREFGEQAKVWDKDKLVIIPDHYIFTSDKHANRNVVMLREFVNEHQLPHYYDVGSDRYKGVCHMALAEEGFNRPGTVLFGTDSHTCTSGAFGMFATGVGNTDAAFIMGTGKIWVKVPESMRFIMEGEMPPFLTAKDLILAIIGEIGVDGATYRAMEFDGDAVFGLSIEERMTLTNMAIEAGGKNGIIAPDDKTFEYVRARTDYAFSPLYSDPNARYHSEYRFDVAKLEPMVAKPHRPDNKAFVSEVAGTKLDQCYIGSCTGGKMEDFIMAASVLRGQEVVVPTFCVPATTHVAKLMHTTMIEGESVWDILERAGCRLTHASCAACLGGPVDTFGRTHGTENVISTTNRNFPGRMGSKQSSVYLASAYTVAASALTGEITDPRGVLV, from the coding sequence ATGTCTATGACCATAACCGAAAAAATACTTGCTCGTTCTTCGGGCAAAGAGAGGGTTGCACCCGGAGAAAATATTTGGGTAGATGCCGATATTTTAATGACCCACGATGTTTGTGGCCCGCCCGTGATTCAGATTTTTAAGCGGGAATTTGGTGAACAAGCAAAGGTGTGGGACAAGGATAAATTGGTGATTATTCCCGATCACTACATTTTTACATCCGATAAACACGCCAACCGAAATGTGGTGATGTTGCGCGAATTTGTAAATGAGCATCAATTGCCCCACTACTACGACGTCGGCTCAGATCGCTACAAAGGAGTTTGTCATATGGCCTTGGCCGAAGAGGGGTTTAACCGCCCCGGAACGGTTTTGTTTGGAACAGACAGCCACACCTGTACGTCAGGCGCTTTTGGCATGTTTGCAACGGGGGTTGGCAATACTGATGCCGCTTTCATCATGGGAACCGGTAAGATTTGGGTGAAAGTACCAGAGTCCATGCGGTTTATCATGGAAGGCGAAATGCCTCCATTCTTGACAGCAAAAGACCTGATTCTGGCCATTATTGGCGAAATTGGGGTGGATGGTGCAACCTATCGTGCCATGGAGTTTGACGGCGATGCCGTTTTCGGCCTTTCCATCGAAGAACGTATGACACTTACAAATATGGCCATCGAGGCTGGGGGGAAAAATGGCATCATTGCCCCGGACGACAAGACATTCGAGTATGTACGTGCCCGAACCGATTATGCGTTCTCGCCGTTGTACTCCGATCCAAATGCCCGCTACCACAGTGAGTACCGTTTTGATGTGGCCAAATTGGAGCCGATGGTGGCAAAACCACATCGTCCCGATAACAAAGCGTTTGTCTCGGAAGTGGCGGGTACAAAATTAGATCAATGCTATATCGGTTCTTGCACTGGCGGTAAAATGGAAGATTTCATAATGGCGGCTTCGGTGTTGCGTGGTCAAGAAGTGGTAGTTCCAACCTTTTGCGTTCCAGCAACGACCCATGTTGCCAAATTGATGCACACCACGATGATCGAGGGAGAATCCGTTTGGGATATTTTGGAACGTGCCGGTTGTCGGCTAACCCATGCTTCTTGTGCGGCTTGCCTCGGTGGGCCAGTGGATACGTTTGGGCGTACACATGGAACCGAGAACGTGATTTCAACCACAAACCGCAATTTTCCGGGCCGTATGGGTTCCAAGCAATCTTCGGTCTATTTGGCATCTGCTTATACCGTGGCGGCATCTGCGCTTACGGGGGAAATTACGGATCCGCGTGGCGTTTTGGTCTGA
- the add gene encoding adenosine deaminase: protein MSQNTPLTREIIHSWPKAELHCHLDGSLRLSTMLELAQEQGKMDLLPAKTEEGLQEVLLQVDDSPTLEAYLSWFSYTIPLMQTPEAIRRIAYELAADNAAENVRYLEVRYAPITHTWEGMDMVAVNEAVLDGLAQAEQDFDIKTGVIICGLRDRYESASLAQAELAVAFKGRGVVGFDLAGGEAGHPPKHHLFAFYHAINNLLNITVHAGESWGPDSIKQAVTRCHAHRIGHGTSLYQDPELLQFMLDHQIPLEICPTSNVQTHVVPSFEEHPLKKYVDVGLPVTINTDNRLFSRTSVTEELWRVHHLCGVSESQLKEIVLNGFRHAFLPEAERQVFVKRAMAGLYRESKTPQYI from the coding sequence ATGTCGCAAAACACCCCTTTAACCCGCGAAATCATTCATTCTTGGCCCAAAGCCGAGTTACATTGCCACCTAGATGGCTCCCTCCGTTTGTCCACCATGCTGGAACTGGCCCAAGAGCAGGGCAAAATGGATTTACTGCCTGCAAAAACCGAAGAAGGGCTACAAGAAGTCCTCTTACAAGTGGATGACTCGCCAACCCTCGAAGCCTATTTATCGTGGTTTTCTTACACCATCCCCCTCATGCAGACCCCAGAGGCCATCCGGCGAATTGCCTATGAATTGGCAGCAGACAATGCGGCGGAAAATGTGCGTTACCTTGAAGTCCGGTATGCACCGATAACACATACGTGGGAAGGGATGGATATGGTGGCCGTAAACGAAGCCGTCTTAGATGGTTTAGCACAAGCCGAACAAGACTTCGACATTAAAACAGGCGTCATTATTTGTGGCTTACGGGATAGGTACGAAAGTGCCTCTTTGGCACAGGCGGAGTTGGCAGTAGCCTTTAAAGGACGAGGTGTTGTAGGTTTCGACTTGGCAGGTGGTGAGGCCGGCCATCCACCTAAACATCATCTTTTTGCCTTCTACCATGCCATTAATAACCTGCTGAACATCACCGTTCATGCCGGTGAATCTTGGGGACCCGATTCTATTAAGCAGGCAGTGACCCGTTGTCATGCACACCGCATTGGTCACGGAACCAGTCTCTACCAAGACCCAGAGCTTTTACAATTTATGCTCGACCACCAAATCCCCTTAGAAATCTGTCCTACGAGTAATGTTCAAACGCATGTTGTCCCCAGTTTTGAAGAACACCCACTCAAAAAATACGTGGACGTTGGCTTACCCGTTACCATCAACACGGATAACCGTTTATTTAGCCGCACCTCCGTTACCGAAGAATTGTGGCGCGTACACCATCTTTGTGGTGTATCGGAGTCTCAACTAAAGGAAATTGTTTTAAACGGTTTCCGTCACGCTTTTTTACCCGAAGCCGAACGCCAAGTCTTCGTAAAAAGAGCAATGGCAGGCCTCTATCGGGAAAGCAAAACACCGCAATACATTTAG
- a CDS encoding HAMP domain-containing histidine kinase: MSIRLKLMLIHGLSSLILLVLFSAAIYYFSWTFRKKDFFDRLAYRVSLVEQYHFEQDHLSKENLSRIKKQFEQFLTDEAEYIIPLHKNDTLDSLATHFSSDFVHKLQSSATSVFFEQQTLQGAGQIFNLGNKKVAIIVTATDRDGWTKLRYLRSVLLIGSIIAIGLIMFTTWWSLGRALRPLEVLVAEIRSFRASNLKHRLSVLNPMDEFGELSSTFNQLLSRLEEAFVTQRHFISNTSHEIRNPLAAILGEVELALMQERKAPAYRLSLQTIGDHAERLNNLINQLLELSKTQADSGHIEMEELRVDALIEEQIESLTLNHPSATITMDFHLPEDPDALMVSGNSVLLNTLFQNILLNALKFSDYQPVAVTLEVSQGEISILVTDKGIGISEEDQKLIFEPLYRTHAARCYPGFGLGMALVRRIAEVHQGKIVIRSQVGHGTQVQFSIPTLKKSTF; the protein is encoded by the coding sequence ATGAGCATCCGCCTCAAGTTGATGTTGATTCATGGGCTGTCCAGTCTTATCCTTTTGGTCTTATTTAGTGCTGCTATTTATTATTTTTCTTGGACGTTTCGAAAAAAAGACTTTTTTGACCGCTTGGCCTATCGGGTTTCACTCGTAGAACAGTACCATTTTGAGCAAGACCATCTTTCAAAAGAGAACCTTTCCCGCATCAAAAAGCAGTTTGAGCAATTTTTAACGGATGAGGCGGAATACATCATTCCCCTCCATAAAAACGATACACTGGACTCCTTAGCCACCCATTTTAGTTCCGATTTTGTTCACAAACTCCAATCAAGCGCAACCTCGGTCTTCTTTGAGCAACAAACCCTCCAAGGAGCCGGACAAATCTTTAACTTAGGCAATAAAAAAGTAGCGATTATCGTAACCGCTACCGACCGAGACGGCTGGACAAAGCTCAGATACCTGCGTTCGGTGCTTCTGATCGGCTCCATCATCGCAATCGGGCTGATTATGTTCACCACTTGGTGGTCGTTGGGACGTGCCTTGAGGCCCTTAGAAGTCTTGGTAGCAGAGATTCGCAGCTTTCGCGCCTCCAATCTCAAGCATCGGCTATCGGTTCTAAATCCAATGGACGAATTTGGGGAATTGTCTTCCACCTTTAACCAACTTCTTTCCCGATTGGAGGAGGCATTCGTCACCCAGCGGCATTTCATCTCCAATACCTCGCACGAAATCAGAAATCCCTTGGCGGCTATCTTGGGAGAAGTTGAATTGGCCTTAATGCAAGAGAGAAAGGCTCCAGCGTATCGCTTGTCGCTCCAAACCATAGGCGACCACGCAGAACGCTTAAACAATTTGATAAATCAGTTGCTTGAACTTTCTAAGACACAGGCAGATTCCGGTCACATTGAGATGGAAGAACTAAGAGTAGATGCTTTGATAGAAGAGCAGATCGAAAGCCTTACACTCAACCATCCATCCGCAACCATCACAATGGATTTTCATTTACCCGAAGACCCTGATGCCCTCATGGTTTCGGGCAATAGCGTGCTCCTAAATACTTTATTCCAAAACATTTTATTAAACGCACTTAAGTTCTCGGATTACCAGCCCGTTGCCGTCACCTTAGAAGTATCCCAAGGCGAGATATCCATTCTCGTGACGGACAAAGGAATTGGCATCAGCGAAGAAGACCAGAAGTTAATCTTCGAGCCGCTGTATCGCACCCATGCGGCCCGATGCTATCCCGGATTTGGCTTGGGTATGGCTCTTGTTCGGCGTATTGCAGAAGTTCATCAGGGCAAAATCGTTATCCGATCACAAGTTGGTCATGGAACGCAAGTTCAATTTTCAATACCTACCCTTAAAAAGAGCACGTTCTAA
- a CDS encoding 2-isopropylmalate synthase: protein MRIIVFDTTLRDGEQAPGASMTIPEKLHIAHQLAALGVDVIEAGFPVSSPVQFEGVQRVVEEVQGPTTIAALARAVELDIREAAKALSGGINTRIHTFIGTSDIHIEGKFADTKYGHSLAEKRKTVLQKAIEAVQYAKSFTNDVEFSAEDAGRTPVAYLQEVIAAVIEAGATTINIPDTTGFCLPQEYAELIQSCMQAANGRSDVVFSTHCHNDLGLAVANSLAGVQAGARQVECTINGIGERAGNAALEEIVMALRVRQKIFQVDSKVNSPMLMGLSKLVSTYSGFSVQPNKAIVGRNAFSHEAGIHQDGVLKRRDTYEIMRAEDVGQDTNRQISLGRHSGRHGFFSRLAALKFSVTTDLKDDLYRRFLEIADQKKHVYDEDLFLMMKTLESDGAETYVSLEHLQVHVETGKPNMATVRIYFARSQSTKEHTATGDGPIDAIYRAIDHCMEHGYKLTGYHIRALSEGQDATGEVDVEIEYQEKKFKGAARNMNTLMASALAYIDAINHVEAFRDSQDVVRHSLREKLEVDAKV, encoded by the coding sequence ATGCGTATCATTGTATTTGATACCACCTTGCGCGATGGAGAACAAGCGCCGGGTGCGTCTATGACCATACCAGAAAAACTCCATATTGCACACCAATTGGCGGCCTTGGGTGTGGATGTTATTGAAGCAGGCTTCCCTGTTTCGTCCCCTGTCCAATTTGAAGGCGTACAACGGGTGGTTGAAGAAGTGCAAGGCCCGACGACGATTGCGGCCTTGGCAAGGGCGGTGGAGTTAGACATCCGGGAAGCCGCAAAAGCCTTGTCAGGTGGGATAAATACCCGTATTCACACCTTCATTGGCACGAGTGATATACACATTGAAGGAAAATTTGCGGATACCAAATACGGCCATTCTCTTGCCGAAAAGCGAAAAACCGTACTTCAAAAAGCCATAGAAGCCGTCCAATACGCGAAATCCTTTACCAATGATGTAGAATTTAGTGCCGAAGATGCAGGCCGGACACCCGTTGCGTATTTGCAAGAGGTTATCGCTGCGGTCATCGAGGCAGGTGCAACCACGATCAATATCCCTGATACCACAGGGTTTTGTCTGCCGCAGGAGTATGCAGAACTCATCCAGTCGTGTATGCAGGCTGCTAATGGCAGAAGCGACGTGGTCTTTTCCACCCATTGCCATAATGACTTGGGCTTGGCGGTGGCCAATTCGTTGGCAGGTGTACAAGCGGGTGCAAGACAGGTAGAATGTACCATCAATGGCATTGGAGAGCGTGCGGGCAATGCCGCGCTTGAGGAAATTGTCATGGCGCTAAGGGTGAGACAAAAAATCTTTCAGGTGGATTCCAAGGTGAATTCTCCGATGTTGATGGGGCTGAGTAAATTAGTCTCGACTTACTCTGGTTTTAGTGTGCAACCAAACAAAGCAATCGTTGGACGGAACGCCTTTAGCCATGAGGCCGGTATTCACCAAGACGGCGTACTCAAGCGGCGGGATACCTACGAAATTATGCGGGCCGAAGATGTAGGGCAAGACACAAACCGTCAAATATCTTTGGGACGTCACTCTGGGCGGCATGGGTTCTTTTCGCGCTTAGCGGCGCTAAAGTTTTCGGTAACGACAGACTTGAAAGACGATTTGTACCGGAGGTTCCTCGAAATAGCCGACCAGAAAAAGCATGTCTATGACGAAGATTTGTTTTTGATGATGAAGACCTTGGAATCCGATGGGGCTGAAACCTATGTCAGTTTAGAACATCTCCAAGTGCATGTGGAAACCGGAAAACCCAATATGGCGACTGTTCGGATTTACTTCGCCCGCTCCCAAAGTACCAAAGAACATACCGCAACCGGAGACGGGCCAATAGATGCCATCTACAGGGCCATTGATCATTGTATGGAGCATGGTTATAAACTGACCGGATACCACATCAGGGCACTTTCTGAGGGCCAAGATGCAACAGGAGAAGTGGATGTGGAAATTGAGTACCAAGAAAAGAAATTTAAAGGCGCTGCGCGTAACATGAACACGCTTATGGCTTCTGCATTGGCGTATATTGATGCCATCAACCACGTAGAGGCTTTCAGAGACAGTCAGGATGTGGTTCGCCATTCACTTCGCGAAAAGTTAGAAGTGGATGCAAAAGTTTAA
- a CDS encoding DUF1572 family protein, producing the protein MHKIRSCLALVEESEIWLRPHPNANALGNQLMHLVGNIRQYVLSAMAGEPDFRNRSGEFSATEGASKQQLLNALEETVEAAVNYMQGVDEPALQKLTYVQGKDHSGMEILIHVTQHFSYHTGQIVFWTKQLRGVDMAFYRGLTLDERVNSGT; encoded by the coding sequence ATGCACAAAATACGGTCTTGTCTGGCATTGGTGGAAGAGTCCGAGATTTGGCTAAGACCACACCCAAACGCGAATGCGTTAGGCAACCAATTGATGCACCTTGTGGGCAATATCCGGCAATACGTGCTTTCTGCAATGGCCGGTGAACCCGATTTTCGTAACCGATCGGGAGAATTTAGTGCCACAGAAGGAGCATCTAAGCAGCAGTTATTAAATGCTTTGGAAGAAACAGTTGAGGCTGCTGTCAACTATATGCAGGGGGTGGACGAACCGGCCTTGCAAAAACTGACCTATGTGCAAGGGAAAGACCATTCGGGCATGGAAATCTTGATTCATGTTACCCAACATTTTTCCTACCATACGGGCCAAATCGTCTTCTGGACCAAACAATTAAGGGGCGTGGATATGGCCTTTTATCGTGGATTAACGCTGGATGAGCGGGTGAACAGCGGTACATGA
- a CDS encoding M20/M25/M40 family metallo-hydrolase, which produces MKHVSKITFFLLLLFVSLPVSAQDKADQEANKVIRKHGLEKSKVMETASWLTDVYGPRLTGSPQLDRATEWAMNQLRSWGLENVRTEKWGPFGRGWEVNSFAMSAVSPNPFPIIAYPKAWSPSATGTADVVVFDVQKEEDLGKYKGKLTGKIVFIEPIRDTKEWFDPLAVRHDAKSLLDLANAGAPASNNQNFNMNRNQLSDLKWALLYDEKPLLIVDRSFKGDYGTVFVSGARAKEGRAQTANAVVLPQATMAVEQYNRIIRMIEKGLTVKASVDLKTTFSNPDGMEANILAEIPGSDLKDEVVMFGAHFDSWHAGSGATDNAAGSAAMMEAARILMETIRETGVKPRRTLRIALWTGEEQGLLGSRAYVAEHFAEMEGMGNVKSLKPAQEKISGYFNMDNGTGKIRGVYMQGNAAIEGVFRPWLDAFKDLDATTLSLSNTGGTDHLAFDGVGIPGFQFIQEPMAYSSRTHHSNMDVWDHLVAEDMKQAATVIASFVWHTSQRDQKLPRKPFNPAPRPATGGGR; this is translated from the coding sequence ATGAAACACGTTTCAAAAATTACCTTTTTTCTACTCCTGCTGTTCGTCTCCTTACCGGTTTCAGCACAGGACAAAGCAGACCAAGAAGCCAATAAAGTGATCCGAAAACATGGACTTGAGAAAAGCAAGGTCATGGAGACCGCCAGTTGGCTTACGGATGTCTATGGGCCGCGCCTCACCGGATCCCCACAATTAGACCGTGCAACCGAATGGGCCATGAACCAACTCCGTTCTTGGGGCTTGGAGAATGTACGTACCGAAAAATGGGGACCATTCGGACGTGGTTGGGAGGTCAATAGTTTTGCGATGAGTGCGGTTTCGCCTAATCCATTCCCCATCATTGCATATCCTAAAGCTTGGTCGCCATCCGCAACGGGAACTGCAGATGTGGTGGTTTTTGATGTGCAAAAAGAGGAAGATTTGGGTAAATACAAAGGTAAATTGACAGGTAAAATTGTTTTCATTGAACCTATCCGCGACACGAAAGAATGGTTCGATCCTTTGGCTGTTCGTCATGATGCGAAAAGTTTATTGGACTTGGCTAATGCTGGTGCTCCAGCCTCCAATAACCAGAATTTTAACATGAACCGGAACCAACTCTCCGACCTGAAGTGGGCTTTACTCTATGACGAAAAACCTTTGTTAATCGTAGATCGCAGCTTTAAAGGAGATTACGGAACAGTCTTTGTATCAGGAGCGCGTGCCAAAGAAGGCCGAGCACAAACCGCCAATGCCGTTGTTTTGCCACAAGCAACAATGGCCGTTGAACAGTATAACCGGATCATTCGGATGATTGAAAAAGGATTGACGGTGAAGGCCAGCGTGGACTTGAAAACCACGTTCTCTAACCCAGATGGCATGGAAGCAAATATCCTTGCTGAAATTCCTGGATCCGATTTAAAAGACGAGGTTGTGATGTTTGGCGCACACTTCGACTCTTGGCACGCCGGAAGTGGGGCTACCGATAATGCGGCGGGATCGGCTGCTATGATGGAAGCCGCTCGCATTTTGATGGAAACTATCCGTGAAACCGGTGTTAAACCGCGTCGGACCCTTCGTATTGCACTATGGACAGGTGAAGAACAAGGACTTTTGGGTTCCCGTGCCTATGTTGCCGAGCATTTCGCGGAAATGGAAGGCATGGGCAATGTAAAGTCACTCAAACCTGCTCAAGAAAAAATTTCTGGATACTTTAATATGGACAACGGCACGGGGAAAATCCGTGGGGTTTATATGCAAGGCAATGCGGCCATTGAAGGGGTTTTCCGCCCATGGTTAGATGCCTTCAAGGACTTAGACGCCACCACCCTCTCCCTCTCTAATACTGGAGGCACAGATCACCTTGCGTTTGATGGCGTTGGGATTCCGGGCTTCCAGTTTATTCAAGAGCCGATGGCATACTCCAGCCGGACGCACCACTCCAATATGGATGTTTGGGATCATCTTGTGGCCGAGGACATGAAGCAAGCCGCTACAGTTATTGCCTCTTTTGTATGGCATACCAGCCAGCGCGACCAAAAACTACCACGCAAACCCTTTAATCCAGCACCACGCCCGGCTACGGGTGGCGGGCGATAG